In Candidatus Methylacidithermus pantelleriae, the genomic window GGAAAAACCCCAGCCCCCTAGACCCCCGGAGGAGACCAGGCCCGCTCCTCCCACCCGGCCGGGGGTTCAAGGTCCTCCGGTCAAAGAGATTGAAATCGTTTATGTCGGACCGAAATCCGTCAGCCGCTCGCTGATTCTCTCCAACATGCGGACGACGGTTGGCCAACCGTATAACCCTGCGACAGTCGAAGAGGATGTTCGCAATCTTTATGCCACCGGTCGGTTTGTTAACTTGCGCATTTCGCATGAGCCGCTTGCTGACGGAGTGAAGGTGATCGTCATTGTCCAGCCCAAACCTTTGGTCAAGGAGGTGATCATCCAAGGCAACCAAGAAGTTTCTACGAAACGCTTGCGTAAAGAGGTCAAAACGAAACCCGGCGACCCATTAAACGAGCTTCAAATCTCTACCGATGCCGAAAAGATCAAAGATTACTACCTTTCCAAAGGATACGGTCGCGCCCAGGTCACCTACCGGATCGATGTCAACGAGGAGTTTGGGCGAGCTGTGGTTAGCTTCAACATTGTGGAAGGCCCCAAAGAGTTTGTCTCCGAAGTCGGTTTCGAAGGTGTCCATGCCTTTCCCGAAAAAGAGCTAAGAAAACTCCTCAAAACCCGAAAGAAAAACCTCCTTTCCTTTATCAACAAATCGGGACTTTTTAAGGAAGATCAGTTCCAGGAGGATCTTGCCAAACTCAAAGAATATTATCAGAACCACGGCTATATTGACATGACGGTCCGAGACGTTCGCTTTGAGCACCCGGAAAAAGGGAAACTTGTCATCGTGATTTCTGTGTCTGAAGGAACTCAATATCATGTAGGAAAACTGCGTATCGAAGGCAACCGGTTGTACTCGGAACCCGAAATCCGGAAGTACCTTAAACTCAAGGAAGGGGCGGTCTTTTCTCCGCAGGCTTTGGAAGATGATACTAAAGCCATTCGCGACCTTTACGGGTTAAAGGGATATATTGATGCCGACGTAAAACCCGAGCGGGTGCCGGTGGCGGAACACGGCACAATCGATCTTGTCTACCACATCTCGGAAGGCTCTCAAATCTATGTGGATAAGGTGATTGTTCAGGGCAACACCAAGACAAAGGACAAGGTCATTCGACGAGAGCTCGCCGTCGGGCCTGGGGATGTTTACAACAGCGTATCCGTTGACGCTAGTAAAAAGAGACTAGAGAACCTGGGATACTTCGAGAGAGTGGATATTAGCCCTGAGGAAACCAACATACCCAATCGCAGAAACGTAGTTGTGACTGTAAGCGAAAAGCGCACCGGAAACGTTACCTTTGGTGTTGGATTTAGTAGTGTGGAAAGTTTTCTTGGGTTCGTGGAACTTTCTCAAGGAAACTTTGACATCACCAATCCCCCGTACTTTACAGGTGCTGGACAAAAATTCCGGCTTCGCCTCCAGCTTGGACTTTTGACCAAAAATGTGATCCTGTCCTTTACCGAACCCTGGTTTCTTAATCGTAGATTGGCGGTAGGGTTTGACCTTTTTGCCGACGAGTTTGATTATTCGGGCTTTAACATATACAACGAGCGAAGGATTGGGGGCGACATCCGGCTGGCAAAGGCGCTTTCTCCTTTCTGGACGATTGCACCGATGTACCGGTATCAGGTCTATGAGCTATTCCACATTAACTTTCCCTTCCATGATCCCTTTTATCTTAACCTTTTAAACGCCAATAAGAGCCTTTCAGAAAGTAGCGTGCTTTTAAATCTTACCTACGATACGCGGGACAGCCTGCTGATCCCACGAAGAGGGGAAAAGATCAACATTTTGCTCCAAGGTGCCGGGGGGCCGCTTTTAGGTCAGACCAATATTTACCGAGCCGAACTGGATTGGCAGAAATATGTTCTCTTACCGTACGATCTAATCTTTTCGGTCAATGGCGCTACAGGAGTGATCAACCATTACGGGGCATCTGCGTTCGTTCCCTTATTTGACCGCTACTTCCTAGGAGGGCCACGCACGGTTCGAGGCTTTGACTACAATATGGTTGGCCCGAAGGATCCCCTGGGATTTTCGATCGGGGGGAGTACGATGGCGTTTTCTCAGTTTGAACTTACTTTTCCAATTATCTCGCGCGTTCGAGGTGCGGTTTTCACTGACTGGGGATTTGTGGACGCCGGTTTTGGTCGCTACGACCATTTCCTGCCTGATCTCAACGGGTCGGCCGGGATCGGGGTGCGGTTGTACCTGCCCATTGGTCCTCTCCGGCTCGATTATGGATGGCCCATCAAGGCGGACCGGTTTAATCGGACTTCGGGCAGATTTGCGTTTGACGTTGGCTATGCCTTCTAACTATTGGTATTGGCCAACCATGAAACGCTCTTTTTCTTTGACCCTGATGGCGGCAACCTGGGCTGTGGTGGGTTCTCTGTGGGGCCAGGAGGCTTCTCCTCGGATTGCGCTGATCGATATGCAGCGTGCTTTTAAGGAGTACTACAAGACCAAGCAAGCCGAGGCTGCCTTGCGGGAGCGAGCCAACGCGTTCCAGCGGGAGCGCCAGACGATGCTGGCGGATTACCAAAAGCTTGCCGATGAAACGCAAAAGATCCGCGATGCGGCCGTTGACAAAAGCCTTCCGGAATCAGCGAGGGAAGAAAAACGAAAGGCGTTTGAGACCAAGGTGCAGGATCTTCGCAACATGGAGCGCAAAATCCAGGAATTCCAGCTGACCCGGACCAAGGAATTTGAAGAGCAATCCCAGCGCATGCGGCAAGGACTCCTTCAGGAGATTACCAAAGTGGTTACCGACTTTAGTGCGCGAGAAAAGTTTCTCCTGGTACTGGACAAGTCGAGCGTGTCCTTGACCGGGGTCCCGGTGGTGTTGTATGCGCAAGGCCTTCGGGACATTACGGACGACGTGATCCGGCTGATTAACTCTGGTTCGTCCAGTTCTTCCAAACGGTAAGGGAGATCGTGTCGGTCTATACGGTTGGATACCTGGCCTCCCTCGTGGGGGGAGAGGTTGTGGGAAATCCGGAGATAGCCATCTCAGGGGTTGCCGACCTTGCCTCCGCTCAAGTGGGAGACATTTCGTTTCTCGGAAATCCGCGGTACACTTCTTTGGCGTTCCAAACCAAAGCTTCGGCCCTGGTGGTGGACCGGCATGGGCCGAGCTGTTTTCCGTGCACCCAGATTCGAGTCGACTCCCCTTCCTTGGCGTTTTCTCAAATTGCGGCGCTTTTTCTCCCTGCTCCGGCACGGCCTGAGGCCGGCGTTCACCCTCTGGCCTTTGTTGCCCAAGATGTGGAGTTAGGCCAGGACGTTAGTGTGGGGCCTTACGCCATCGTTGAAAAAGGGGTCCGCATTGGCCCTCGAACCATCGTGGGTGCCGGGAGTTATATTGGACCCGAATGTCAGATTGGCGCGGATTGCTTTCTCTATCCCCACGTGGTGATCCGGGAGCGCTGTGTTCTAGGGAACCGGGTGACGCTCCATCCAGGTGTGGTGATCGGATCGGACGGATTCGGGTATGAGTTGATCGAGGGGAAGCACCGGAAAATCCCACAGCTGGGCTCAGTTCAGATTGACGACGATGTGGAAATTGGCGCCAACACCACAGTTGACCGTGGCCGGTTTGGCAAAACCTGGATACAAGAGGGATGCAAAATCGACAATCTAGTTCAAATCGGGCATAATGTGGTCATTGGCAAACACTGCGTTATCGTAGCCCAGACCGGCATTTCCGGCAGCACTACTCTCGGATCCTATGTGACGCTTGCGGGCCAGGTTGGCCTAGCCGGTCACCTTCACATTGGAGAGCGCGCGATTATTACGGCGCAATCCGGTGTCGCAAAGGACGTCCCTCCGGGTGCGATCTACTCTGGAAGCCACGCTCGGCCGGCTGCCGAAACCCTCCGGCTGGAGGCGCTTTACCGGAAATTACCTCAACTATGGAAACGGGTTCAGCAGCTCGAACAAAGGCTCGAAGAACTGGAAAGCGGCTGTTCCCCAACAGGGATGCCTCATCCGGAAAGATCCTCATGACTCCTTTGCGCATTGGACTTGTCGGACTGGGAAACGTCGGAGGTGCCGTCTGGAGACAGTTGCGGACCCAAGCGCGGCTTCTGGAGCGGCGGTCCGGAAGGCCGATCGTCATCCGAAGGGTGAGTAGCCGTTCGCCCCGGCGGTTAGAGGAACTGGGGATCTCCAAGGAGCTGTGGTCACCCGAGTGGTCATCGTTAACCAGCGATCCGCAATTGGATGTCATCGTCGAGGTCATCGGAGGAATCGAGGAAGCTAAGAAAATTGTGGAAAGTGCTCTCCACAATGGAAAGCATGTCGTCACGGCTAACAAGGCCCTTTTAGCGACGCATGGCCAAGCATTGTTTGAACTTGCCTCGCGCCAGCGGCGGCATGTGCTTTTCGAAGCGAGCGTTGCCGGTGGCATCCCCCTCATCAAAGCGCTTCGAGAAGGGCTAGTGGCCAACCGGATTCTTTCCATCCACGGTATCCTCAATGGGACGTGCAATTACGTCCTTTCCCGGATGAAGGAAAGAGCGGTCGAGTACCACGAGGCCTTAACAGAAGCCAAACGACTTGGGTTTGCCGAAGCCGACGAGCGACTCGACGTGGAAGGCCACGACGCAGCTCACAAGGCAGTCATTCTGACGGCTCTGGCGTACGGGTTTTGGCCAAGTTTAGAGAACGTCTACCGAGAGGGGATTGAAGCCATTCAACTGGAAGACCTTTGTTATGCCGAACGCTTCGGGTATGAGCTAAAGCTTTTGGCCATCATTAAAGGCCACCCTGACGGACAAGTAGAGGTGCGAGTGCACCCTACGCTTTTACCCAAACGTCATATCCTTGCCTCGGTAAATGGCCCCTACAACGCCATTTGCGTTCAGGGAGATGTGGTTGGGGAAACCCTTTTCTACGGCCCAGGGGCAGGGGGAAATCCAACAGCCAGCGCCATCTTGAGCGATCTAGCGGAGCTGGCCCGGGCCTCCTCTGATGAAGCATATTGGGAACGCATCTGGCGTGAAGATCATGGTTCGGTGCGTCTCAAACCGATGGAAGACATTCTGTCGCGTTACTATTTGCGGCTTACCGTGGAGGACCGACCTGGCGTCCTGGCTCAGATCGCTTCCGTTTTTGCCCATCACCACATTGGCATCTCGGCCGTCATCCAGCCTGAGGGTCATGGAGGAGCCCGAGTTCCTCTTTTGGTGCTTTTACATGATGCCCAGGAACGCGCTTTTCGTTCCGCCAAAAAGGTTATCGAAGGACTTCCGGTGGTAGAACCTCCCGCAATAAGCATTCGTGTAGAAGATATTTCTGGGTAACATTGTGCCTGTGGCTCAGTGGCGTGGCATTTTGGATCGATACCGGGACCGTCTCCCTGTAGGCCCGTTAACACCCATGATTACACTTTTTGAAGGGAATACACCCCTTTTACCGGCTCCGCAGTTCGCCCAGGCCATTGGAGCTCGTGTCGAGCTTTACTTTAAGTGCGAAGCTGTAAACCCGACCGGCTCGTTTAAAGATCGCGGAATGGCCGTTGCTGTGAGCAAAGCCGCCGAGCGCGGAGCTCAAGTGATTCTCTGCGCCAGCACTGGCAATACGGCCGCCTCAGCAGCAGCCTACGCAGCTCGTGCAGGATTGCCCTGTGCCGTGCTCCTTCCCAGCGGCGGGGCGGCTGCGGGAAAGCTAGCGCAAGCTCTGGTTCACGGAGCCCGGGTAGCTGCTCTGGAGGATACCTTTGACCAGGCTTTAAAGCTAGTACGAGAGTTATGTTGCGAGCATCCGGAAATTGAGCTCGTCAACTCGGTCAACCCAACACGGCTCGAAGGACAAAAAACGGCCGCTTTTGAAATTTGTGACGCGCTTGGTAGAGCCCCAGACCTCCACTTTCTTCCCGTGGGTAATGCCGGTAATATCACGGCCTATTGGAAGGGATACTCCGAGTACTTTCAGGATGGCCTTATCCGGCAGCTCCCGAAACTCTTTGGCATCCAGGCTGCAGGGGCAGCTCCCCTAGTCGACGGACACCCCGTCCGTTGCCCAACGACCATAGCCAGTGCGATTCGCATCGGTCATCCAGCAGCATGGGACGGAGCTTGCCAGGCTGTTCGAGAATCGGGAGGTCGATTCGACAAAGTGACCGACGAGGAGATTATGGAAGCCTACGAGCTGGTCGCCCGTCGAGAAGGAATCTTCGTGGAACCCGCCTCTGCGGCCTCTCTGGCCGGCCTGCGGAAAGCCTGGAAAAAAGGTCTTATCCCAGAAGGGAGCCTTGTGGTTGCCACCCTTACCGGGCACGGGCTCAAAGATCCGCAAGCCGCTGTGGGTTGCGCGCGGTTTAAACCGGTTCAAGTGGAACCGTCCAAACAAAGTCTTCTTTATTTCTTGGGTTTTTGAACTTGAGACGGCAAAAGGGAGAAACAGTGACACTGACCGAAAAAATTCTTGCCCGGGCCAGCGGGAAACGACAGGTGCGAGCTGGGGAAAGTGTTTGGATCCGCGTGGACTACCTTTTTACCCACGATGTCTGTGGGCCTCCGACGATTGGCATTTTCTACCGGGAGTTTGGCAAGGGAGCTAGAGTGTGGGATCCGAAACGAGTTATTCTTATTCCGGATCACTTCGTGTTTACAGCCGATTCCACGTGTCACCGAAACTTGGACATCTTGCGGCAATTTGCCAGGCAACAAGGGATCCAGTACTTCTACGATGTCGTGGATGACTCGGAGGCGCGCTGGGCTTTCGATCCCTCCTTGGGGCCCTATCGCCGGCAGTACGGCAGTCGCTACGCGGGCGTGTGTCACACCGCGCTCCCAGAAAAAGGTCATGTCCGACCGGGAGAAGTCCTTCTTGGAACCGATAGCCACACCTGTACAGCCGGGGCGTTTAACCTTTTTGCTACAGGTATTGGCAACACGGATGCTGCCTTTGTTTTGGGAACCGGGCGGATTCTGGTGAAGGTGCCACCGACTTTGCGCTTCTACCTGGAAGGAGAACTAGGCTTTGGGGTGATGGCCAAAGATCTTATCCTCCATGTCATTGGAGAAATTGGCTTTGACGGAGCTACGTATTGCGCGATGCAATGGGAGGGACCCGGCGTGACTTCCCTCTCCATCGAAGACCGGATGACTATCGCCAACATGGCCATCGAGGCGGGTGCCAAAAACGCCATCTTTCCGGCTGATGCCAAAACGCTGGCCTTTGTGGAAGAAAAAGTTCGACAAAATGGAACCCCGAAAGACTACGAGCCTGTGGAACCCGATCCGGAGCAAGAGGTTCTCTCGGAATGGAGGATGGATCTTAGCCGCATCGAACCAACCGTAGCCGCACCTCCTAATCCTGGCAATCGCGTGCCTGCCCACAGGCTCCACCATGTGCGTATCGACCGGGCTTACATCGGGAGTTGCACGGGTGGAAAAGTCTCGGATTTTCTGGCGTTCGCGGAGGTGGTCAAGGGTCGCAAGGTTCGTGTCGAAACCTTTGGGGTTCCAGCGACACCCGAGGTGGTCCGGGAGCTCAAGCAACGATCCTTAGGGGAGCAAACGGTGTGGGAAATCCTCCAAAGTGCTGGCGTTCAACTCACAGAAAATGCCTCCTGTGCTGCCTGCCTGGGGGGGCCCGCTGACACCTTTGGTCGTCTCAATCGCCCGATGGTGTGCATTTCGACTACGAATCGCAACTTCCCGGGACGGATGGGACACAAGGAAAGCCAGGTGTACCTCGCCTCCCCCTACACGGTCGCTGCTTCCGCGCTGGAAGGACGGATCGTAGACCCCAGAGAGTATCTTCCCACCGGGTAGAAAGAAAAAAATTCCTTTCCGATGCTATCCCAGAAACCACAGCAGAATGCCCTCCGCCACGAACTCTGCCGAAAGCAGGGAAGCCTGGGTTCCTGGATAGGCATGGCGATCCTCGCCTGGACGTTGGTTGCGTGCGCCTCCGATATCGTTCCTTTTGACAGCGTGATTACACAAAAGGCCCCCCTCTGCAAGACGGGTCCTGGGCAGTTTACCGCTGACACCTATTTAGAGAAAGGGACTCGGGTTCGGATTCTCGAAAGGGAAGATTCCTACTGCAAGGTTGAAACGGTGGGAGGAGAACAGGGATTTGTTCCTTCTGACTACGTAGGCCAAGCAGAGGAAACCTCCCCAAGCACGCTAGGAACCCCGTTGCGCTAGGTCGATGCAAAAACGGAGGAAATCTTCGATGACCCGGCAAAATGCTTGGGTAAAAGGACGCTTCTCATGAGTGGTACCTGGGATCACCCACCACCGTTTGGGCCCAGGTAAAGCATCAAAGACTCGCCGAACCACCGGAATGGGCATTCTTCGGTCTTCCTCCGCAGCCAGTACAAGGGTGGGACAACGAACCTGGGAGGCAGCGGCCACGCAATCGACCTCCTGGACGGGAACACCGTAGCCGTGTTGGAGCTCCCACGCGACCAAGCCCACCAAGGGCCTAACCTTGGATCCAAAGAGTAGCTCTCCGTGAATGGCCAGCGTGTGGCGAAGGGTATCAAAAGGCGCATCCGCGATGAGTCCCGCCACTTCAGGATGCCGGGAAGCAAATCGGAGAGCTGTCACGGCGCCCAAGGAAATCCCCCAGACAACCGGCGGAGGTAGTCCTCGGGAGCGAAGCTCTTTCTCCCACGCTTCTAGATCCAGGGGTTCTCGATACCCCAAGCTTGTTAGTGTCTTTTGGCTTTCTCCATGTCCCCGAAGATCTACGGCCAATACCCCCATGCCGAGCCGGTGACCTAAAGCAATGTAGTTCAACATGAACTCCTTGCTTGCACCCAAACCATGAACGACCACTAAGGGAGGAACCCTAGAGAGTGACTCCCCGGGGACGTACCAGCCCGCCAGTAGCACCCCATCCGAGGAGACACAACGCCAAGTCTCGTACCGCAACCCCAAGAGAGCCGGCGAAACACTAGGGCTTGAATTCCAGGGGACCGTCACCGCGAGCCGTGCCAGGGATTCGGTCACCGAGTAAAGAAAAAGCCCGGCTCCCAACACGGCGACTCCCAGCGCGCAGCTCGCTACCTTGAGAACCTGGGTCCTCTTGGTCGCTCCTAATTTTGTCCAGAAACGGGAACTACTCTTGCGCATACGGCTCTAGGCTCACCCAAATCAAAGGTGAGGTTACGTCCCATGAGCCCTTTTTGCAAAACCGCAGAAAGCAACAAGCGGCATGGCACAAGTGAGAAACGCCAGAGCGGGGATCACCGCTTTTGATCAGGAAATGCCCCAGGTGGCCTCCCCCCAAACCTCCGTCTGCACTCCCCTCTCACTGAACGATGCCCAGCCTTTTTGGGCAGAGGGCTTCCGCACAACGCAATGGCGGAATGATGCTGACGACGGCTGATCGGGCCGTCTTCCCCGCTTCTGCCAACACCGGCCAGAAACCTCGCGAACGAGCCGTTGCGTTGGAGACTTCTCGTCACTCTGCTATGCTCTCCCTTTTTGGGCGTTTCCCTTTCGCCTGTCGGTCCGGGCCCTCTCCCTCAGACTGGCTCCAAATTCCCCGGATTTCTATGGGCCGATCCAACTTCCCCCCTGGCCACGTCCGGCGCTTGGATGCAGCAACGGGTTGGTCCTTTGGAGACCTGCTCAACTGCCTGGCCGGATAGACCTTCCATTCTGCGGTCGACCACCCTTTGCGAGGATGGCCCACCTGATACCCCGGTGGCCTTTGCCCGTGCGCGCACTGCCGTCTTTATCGAGCAACACATAACCCGTCGCTTGGAAGGGCCAAACTCTAGCGTCCCCGGATAGACGGTTTTACGTCCTTCCTTTGATAGCCCTCTTGTGCTCACGCCCGCAGAGGTGTGCCCCTCCCCACTTATCCAGACCTTTGCTAAGAACCTTCGCCCACCAGCCTTGGCATCAGCAGCCGCCCGCGTTACTGCCAACTCGAGCGATCCTCGCCAGATGGGAATAACTCTCTGCCCACCGGGCGACACACGCTAAAGGCCCCGCATCGGATTCAATAGCTCGCTTTTGAGAACGAAGCTCTTGGCAGAGACTTTTTTCTCTGATTTAGTCTTCTGTGTTCGCCCCTGCAAGAAGGACAGGTGCCAGAGTGGCCGATTGGGCACGCCTGGAGAGCGTGTGTCCGCCTAAAAAGCGGACCGTGGGT contains:
- the bamA gene encoding outer membrane protein assembly factor BamA produces the protein EKPQPPRPPEETRPAPPTRPGVQGPPVKEIEIVYVGPKSVSRSLILSNMRTTVGQPYNPATVEEDVRNLYATGRFVNLRISHEPLADGVKVIVIVQPKPLVKEVIIQGNQEVSTKRLRKEVKTKPGDPLNELQISTDAEKIKDYYLSKGYGRAQVTYRIDVNEEFGRAVVSFNIVEGPKEFVSEVGFEGVHAFPEKELRKLLKTRKKNLLSFINKSGLFKEDQFQEDLAKLKEYYQNHGYIDMTVRDVRFEHPEKGKLVIVISVSEGTQYHVGKLRIEGNRLYSEPEIRKYLKLKEGAVFSPQALEDDTKAIRDLYGLKGYIDADVKPERVPVAEHGTIDLVYHISEGSQIYVDKVIVQGNTKTKDKVIRRELAVGPGDVYNSVSVDASKKRLENLGYFERVDISPEETNIPNRRNVVVTVSEKRTGNVTFGVGFSSVESFLGFVELSQGNFDITNPPYFTGAGQKFRLRLQLGLLTKNVILSFTEPWFLNRRLAVGFDLFADEFDYSGFNIYNERRIGGDIRLAKALSPFWTIAPMYRYQVYELFHINFPFHDPFYLNLLNANKSLSESSVLLNLTYDTRDSLLIPRRGEKINILLQGAGGPLLGQTNIYRAELDWQKYVLLPYDLIFSVNGATGVINHYGASAFVPLFDRYFLGGPRTVRGFDYNMVGPKDPLGFSIGGSTMAFSQFELTFPIISRVRGAVFTDWGFVDAGFGRYDHFLPDLNGSAGIGVRLYLPIGPLRLDYGWPIKADRFNRTSGRFAFDVGYAF
- a CDS encoding OmpH family outer membrane protein — encoded protein: MKRSFSLTLMAATWAVVGSLWGQEASPRIALIDMQRAFKEYYKTKQAEAALRERANAFQRERQTMLADYQKLADETQKIRDAAVDKSLPESAREEKRKAFETKVQDLRNMERKIQEFQLTRTKEFEEQSQRMRQGLLQEITKVVTDFSAREKFLLVLDKSSVSLTGVPVVLYAQGLRDITDDVIRLINSGSSSSSKR
- the lpxD gene encoding UDP-3-O-(3-hydroxymyristoyl)glucosamine N-acyltransferase, translated to MSVYTVGYLASLVGGEVVGNPEIAISGVADLASAQVGDISFLGNPRYTSLAFQTKASALVVDRHGPSCFPCTQIRVDSPSLAFSQIAALFLPAPARPEAGVHPLAFVAQDVELGQDVSVGPYAIVEKGVRIGPRTIVGAGSYIGPECQIGADCFLYPHVVIRERCVLGNRVTLHPGVVIGSDGFGYELIEGKHRKIPQLGSVQIDDDVEIGANTTVDRGRFGKTWIQEGCKIDNLVQIGHNVVIGKHCVIVAQTGISGSTTLGSYVTLAGQVGLAGHLHIGERAIITAQSGVAKDVPPGAIYSGSHARPAAETLRLEALYRKLPQLWKRVQQLEQRLEELESGCSPTGMPHPERSS
- a CDS encoding homoserine dehydrogenase: MTPLRIGLVGLGNVGGAVWRQLRTQARLLERRSGRPIVIRRVSSRSPRRLEELGISKELWSPEWSSLTSDPQLDVIVEVIGGIEEAKKIVESALHNGKHVVTANKALLATHGQALFELASRQRRHVLFEASVAGGIPLIKALREGLVANRILSIHGILNGTCNYVLSRMKERAVEYHEALTEAKRLGFAEADERLDVEGHDAAHKAVILTALAYGFWPSLENVYREGIEAIQLEDLCYAERFGYELKLLAIIKGHPDGQVEVRVHPTLLPKRHILASVNGPYNAICVQGDVVGETLFYGPGAGGNPTASAILSDLAELARASSDEAYWERIWREDHGSVRLKPMEDILSRYYLRLTVEDRPGVLAQIASVFAHHHIGISAVIQPEGHGGARVPLLVLLHDAQERAFRSAKKVIEGLPVVEPPAISIRVEDISG
- the thrC gene encoding threonine synthase; amino-acid sequence: MAQWRGILDRYRDRLPVGPLTPMITLFEGNTPLLPAPQFAQAIGARVELYFKCEAVNPTGSFKDRGMAVAVSKAAERGAQVILCASTGNTAASAAAYAARAGLPCAVLLPSGGAAAGKLAQALVHGARVAALEDTFDQALKLVRELCCEHPEIELVNSVNPTRLEGQKTAAFEICDALGRAPDLHFLPVGNAGNITAYWKGYSEYFQDGLIRQLPKLFGIQAAGAAPLVDGHPVRCPTTIASAIRIGHPAAWDGACQAVRESGGRFDKVTDEEIMEAYELVARREGIFVEPASAASLAGLRKAWKKGLIPEGSLVVATLTGHGLKDPQAAVGCARFKPVQVEPSKQSLLYFLGF
- a CDS encoding 3-isopropylmalate dehydratase large subunit produces the protein MTLTEKILARASGKRQVRAGESVWIRVDYLFTHDVCGPPTIGIFYREFGKGARVWDPKRVILIPDHFVFTADSTCHRNLDILRQFARQQGIQYFYDVVDDSEARWAFDPSLGPYRRQYGSRYAGVCHTALPEKGHVRPGEVLLGTDSHTCTAGAFNLFATGIGNTDAAFVLGTGRILVKVPPTLRFYLEGELGFGVMAKDLILHVIGEIGFDGATYCAMQWEGPGVTSLSIEDRMTIANMAIEAGAKNAIFPADAKTLAFVEEKVRQNGTPKDYEPVEPDPEQEVLSEWRMDLSRIEPTVAAPPNPGNRVPAHRLHHVRIDRAYIGSCTGGKVSDFLAFAEVVKGRKVRVETFGVPATPEVVRELKQRSLGEQTVWEILQSAGVQLTENASCAACLGGPADTFGRLNRPMVCISTTNRNFPGRMGHKESQVYLASPYTVAASALEGRIVDPREYLPTG
- a CDS encoding SH3 domain-containing protein gives rise to the protein MLSQKPQQNALRHELCRKQGSLGSWIGMAILAWTLVACASDIVPFDSVITQKAPLCKTGPGQFTADTYLEKGTRVRILEREDSYCKVETVGGEQGFVPSDYVGQAEETSPSTLGTPLR
- a CDS encoding alpha/beta hydrolase, which encodes MRKSSSRFWTKLGATKRTQVLKVASCALGVAVLGAGLFLYSVTESLARLAVTVPWNSSPSVSPALLGLRYETWRCVSSDGVLLAGWYVPGESLSRVPPLVVVHGLGASKEFMLNYIALGHRLGMGVLAVDLRGHGESQKTLTSLGYREPLDLEAWEKELRSRGLPPPVVWGISLGAVTALRFASRHPEVAGLIADAPFDTLRHTLAIHGELLFGSKVRPLVGLVAWELQHGYGVPVQEVDCVAAASQVRCPTLVLAAEEDRRMPIPVVRRVFDALPGPKRWWVIPGTTHEKRPFTQAFCRVIEDFLRFCIDLAQRGS